A genomic stretch from Pseudoliparis swirei isolate HS2019 ecotype Mariana Trench chromosome 18, NWPU_hadal_v1, whole genome shotgun sequence includes:
- the gnb1b gene encoding guanine nucleotide binding protein (G protein), beta polypeptide 1b produces MSELDQLRQEAEQLKNQIRDARKACADATLSQITANIDPVGRIQMRTRRTLRGHLAKIYAMHWGTDSRLLVSASQDGKLIIWDSYTTNKVHAIPLRSSWVMTCAYAPSGNYVACGGLDNICSIYNLKTREGNVRVSRELAGHTGYLSCCRFLDDNQIITSSGDTTCVLWDIETGQQTTTFAGHTGDVMSLSLAPDSRLFISGACDASAKLWDVREGMCRQTFTGHESDINAICFFPNGNAFATGSDDATCRLFDLRADQELMIYSHDNIICGITSVAFSKSGRLLLAGYDDFNCNVWDTLKADRAGVLAGHDNRVSCLGVTDDGMAVATGSWDSFLKIWN; encoded by the exons ATGAGTGAACTGGACCAGTTACGCCAAGAGGCAGAGCAGCTCAAAAATCAGATCAGA GATGCCAGGAAAGCATGTGCAGACGCCACATTGTCACAG ATCACAGCTAATATTGACCCCGTTGGCCGAATCCAGATGCGTACAAGACGAACGCTGCGGGGTCATTTGGCTAAAATCTATGCCATGCATTGGGGAACAGATTCCAG GCTCTTGGTCAGCGCCTCTCAAGATGGCAAACTCATTATTTGGGACAGCTATACCACAAATAAG GTTCATGCCATCCCACTTCGATCTTCCTGGGTCATGACTTGTGCATATGCACCTTCAGGAAATTATGTGGCCTGTGGTGGCTTGGACAACATCTGCTCCATTTACAACCTGAAAACGCGTGAAGGAAATGTACGCGTGAGCCGTGAGCTCGCTGGACATACAG GATACCTGTCCTGTTGTCGCTTTCTTGATGACAACCAGATTATTACAAGCTCTGGAGACACCACTTG TGTACTTTGGGACATTGAGACTGGCCAGCAGACTACCACATTTGCTGGACACACAGGTGATGTCATGAGCCTGTCATTGGCCCCTGACTCGCGCTTATTCATCTCTGGTGCTTGTGATGCCTCTGCTAAACTCTGGGATGTTCGAGAGGGCATGTGCAGACAGACATTTACTGGCCATGAGTCTGACATCAATGCCATCTGT TTCTTCCCTAATGGCAATGCCTTTGCCACGGGCTCCGATGATGCCACCTGCAGGCTTTTTGATCTGCGTGCTGATCAGGAATTAATGATCTACTCTCATGACAATATCATATGTGGAATCACCTCAGTTGCATTCTCAAAGAGTGGCCGTCTTCTTCTGGCGGGATATGATGACTTCAACTGTAATGTGTGGGACACACTAAAAGCGGACCGTGCTG GTGTGTTGGCTGGACATGACAACCGCGTGAGCTGCCTGGGAGTTACTGATGATGGCATGGCAGTTGCAACAGGATCCTGGGACAGTTTTCTGAAGATCTGGAACTGA
- the si:ch211-161c3.5 gene encoding uncharacterized protein C3orf18 homolog isoform X2 — protein sequence MAVTAAKTTTSFLSTTATTTAIPFLSTSKSARDNVTSRTTLMTVTITTNDTSFNATAFPEVVIEGSGLGMVLLPFGIITVIGLAVAIMLYIRKRKRLEKLRHQLMPMYNFDPAEEQDDLLEQELLDHGREGSLTGPNAKF from the exons ATGGCTGTTACTGCAGCTAAGACAACTACAAGTTTTCTCTCTACAACTGCCACGACCACCGCAATCCCCTTCCTCTCGACGAGCAAGAGCGCCAGAGACAATGTCACCTCAAGAACGACACTAATGACTGTTACCATAACAACAAACGACACCAGCTTCAATGCCACGGCGTTTCCAGAGGTGGTGATCGAGGGCTCGGGATTGGGAATGGTGCTCTTACCCTTTGGCATCATCACTGTCATTGGCTTGGCCGTGGCAATT ATGCTGTATATTCGGAAACGTAAGCG GTTGGAGAAGCTGAGGCACCAGCTCATGCCAATGTATAACTTTGACCCGGCTGAAGAACAAGATGACCTGCTGGAACAGGAGCTACTGGACCACGGCCGGGAAGGCAGCCTCACAGGTCCCAACGCCAAG TTTTGA